In Colius striatus isolate bColStr4 chromosome 17, bColStr4.1.hap1, whole genome shotgun sequence, the following proteins share a genomic window:
- the LOC133627076 gene encoding scale keratin-like: MSCSELCPPKASVAVPQPIAESCNELCARQCPDSTAFIQPPPVVVTFPGPILSSFPQQAVVGSSGAPAFGGSLGLGGLYGAGATLGSGGLCTFGRAYAAPACSPCAVPRYSKKLWDTCGPC, encoded by the coding sequence ATGTCCTGCTCCGAGCTGTGCCCACCAAAGGCCAGCGTGGCCGTGCCCCAGCCCATCGCTGAGAGCTGCAACGAGCTGTGCGCCCGGCAGTGCCCCGACTCCACGGCCTTCATCCAGCCGCCCCCCGTCGTCGTCACCTtccccggccccatcctcagctccttcccgcagCAAGCCGTGGTGGGCTCCTCCGGAGCACCCGCCTTTgggggctccctggggctggggggcctCTACGGCGCTGGGGCCACGCTGGGCTCGGGGGGCCTCTGCACCTTTGGCAGAGCCTACGCTGCTCCCGCCTGCAGCCCTTGCGCCGTGCCCCGCTACAGCAAGAAGCTCTGGGACACCTGTGGGCCCTGCTAG
- the LOC133627084 gene encoding scale keratin-like, whose translation MSCSELCPPKASVAVPQPIAESCNELCARQCPDSTAFIQPPPVVVTFPGPILSSFPQQAVVGSSGAPAFGGSLGLGGLYGAGATLGSGGLCTFGTAYAAPACSPCAVPRYSKKLWDTCGPC comes from the coding sequence aTGTCTTGCTCCGAGCTGTGCCCTCCAAAGGCCAGCGTGGCCGTGCCCCAGCCCATCGCTGAGAGCTGCAACGAGCTGTGCGCCCGGCAGTGCCCCGACTCCACGGCCTTCATCCAGCCGCCCCCCGTCGTCGTCACCTtccccggccccatcctcagctccttcccgcagCAAGCCGTGGTGGGCTCCTCCGGAGCACCCGCCTTTgggggctccctggggctggggggcctCTACGGCGCCGGGGCCACGCTGGGCTCGGGGGGCCTCTGCACCTTTGGCACAGCCTACGCTGCTCCCGCCTGCAGCCCTTGCGCCGTGCCCCGCTACAGCAAGAAGCTCTGGGACACCTGCGGGCCCTGCTAG
- the LOC133627086 gene encoding scale keratin-like, giving the protein MSCSELCPPKASVAVPQPIAESCNELCARQCPDSTAFIQPPPVVVTFPGPILSSFPQQAVVGSSGAPAFGGSLGLGGLYGAGATLGSGGLCTFGRAYAAPACSPCAVPRYSKKLWDTCGPC; this is encoded by the coding sequence ATGTCCTGCTCCGAGCTGTGCCCACCAAAGGCCAGCGTGGCCGTGCCCCAGCCCATCGCTGAGAGCTGCAACGAGCTGTGCGCCCGGCAGTGCCCCGACTCCACGGCCTTCATCCAGCCGCCCCCCGTCGTCGTCACCTtccccggccccatcctcagctccttcccgcagCAAGCCGTGGTGGGCTCCTCCGGAGCACCCGCCTTTgggggctccctggggctggggggcctCTACGGCGCCGGGGCCACGCTGGGCTCGGGGGGCCTCTGCACCTTTGGCAGAGCCTACGCTGCTCCCGCCTGCAGCCCTTGCGCCGTGCCCCGCTACAGCAAGAAGCTCTGGGACACCTGCGGGCCCTGCTAG